A section of the Streptomyces xinghaiensis S187 genome encodes:
- a CDS encoding RES family NAD+ phosphorylase — protein sequence MAGHAPPEGARMEPLVRVVPAGTELYRCHRDTRPPGSFNPSRQHTFFDGDRFGATEQDPFVYLYAALDPVTALSEVLLRSVRFDGPAAQRRIPWARASRYCLSVLRTTTDLALVDLMSAEGLAAVWQDSWLVDAERDDYAKTRYWVRLIREHAPDVQGLVWQSKRHRPREALQLFGDRCGEHPLEPVPERTVDLRTEEGVAEARRLLGPVRATVSEPEPAAVR from the coding sequence ATGGCCGGCCACGCCCCGCCCGAGGGTGCCCGCATGGAACCGCTGGTCCGTGTGGTGCCCGCCGGCACGGAGCTGTACCGCTGTCACCGGGACACACGTCCGCCCGGCTCGTTCAACCCCAGCCGCCAGCACACGTTTTTCGACGGTGACCGCTTCGGCGCCACCGAACAGGATCCGTTCGTCTACCTGTACGCGGCGCTCGACCCCGTCACCGCGCTCAGCGAGGTGCTGTTGCGGTCGGTGCGGTTCGACGGGCCGGCTGCCCAGCGCCGCATCCCCTGGGCGCGGGCGAGCCGGTACTGCCTGTCCGTGCTGAGGACCACCACCGACCTCGCCCTCGTGGATCTGATGAGCGCGGAGGGGCTGGCCGCGGTATGGCAGGACTCCTGGCTGGTCGACGCCGAACGGGACGACTACGCCAAGACCCGGTACTGGGTGCGGCTGATCAGGGAACACGCCCCGGACGTCCAGGGGCTGGTGTGGCAGTCGAAGCGTCACCGGCCGCGCGAGGCCCTGCAGTTGTTCGGGGACCGCTGCGGTGAGCACCCGTTGGAGCCGGTGCCCGAGCGGACGGTGGACCTGCGTACGGAGGAGGGCGTGGCGGAGGCCCGGCGGCTGCTGGGGCCGGTGCGCGCGACGGTCTCGGAGCCGGAGCCCGCGGCGGTGCGCTGA
- a CDS encoding FHA domain-containing protein translates to MTGCPRCSAPVADAVPTGEGGATAVLRFSGGLVQVRMRPGDVRNLGRAPEWAPTTARGFADELSVSRRHAEVALRPDGTLWVTEYRDGTTHGTRVNEDYLLPGVPRRLADGDSLVLGLHSEATVSLCAPDDDAGAGAAADEDTGSGAGT, encoded by the coding sequence GTGACCGGCTGTCCCCGCTGCTCCGCCCCGGTCGCGGACGCGGTCCCCACCGGGGAGGGCGGCGCCACGGCGGTGCTCCGGTTCTCCGGCGGTCTGGTGCAAGTGCGGATGCGCCCCGGGGACGTACGGAACCTCGGCCGGGCCCCGGAATGGGCACCCACGACAGCCCGCGGTTTCGCCGACGAACTGTCGGTCTCCCGCCGCCACGCCGAGGTTGCCCTGCGCCCGGACGGCACCCTGTGGGTAACGGAGTACCGGGACGGCACTACCCACGGCACCCGCGTCAACGAGGACTATCTGCTGCCCGGTGTTCCGAGGCGGCTGGCCGACGGCGACAGCCTTGTCCTGGGGCTCCACTCCGAGGCAACCGTGTCGCTGTGCGCCCCGGACGACGACGCGGGGGCCGGGGCCGCGGCAGACGAGGACACGGGGTCCGGCGCGGGAACCTGA